From Phragmites australis chromosome 5, lpPhrAust1.1, whole genome shotgun sequence, a single genomic window includes:
- the LOC133919637 gene encoding uncharacterized protein LOC133919637 has protein sequence MSSLPQPTLYYPNSVMHAQPATAASNGSFGPVFAVLAVISFLAVAACVVGRLCGRRLSKKKSADQDFYGSNPVGGDLEKGFEIKYPAMKPMASSRAMIHDIDDGFEIKFAPGKPAAWKNDNRPHNKGHHHQPQVGMPKGYAVPKEYAGFRYPADAVVRQGQIRGGTFIPAKPST, from the coding sequence ATGTCTTCTTTACCTCAGCCCACGCTGTACTACCCCAACTCCGTCATGCACGCGCAGCCGGCCACCGCCGCGTCCAATGGCTCGTTCGGCCCGGTCTTCGCCGTGCTCGCGGTGATCTccttcctcgccgtcgccgcctgcGTCGTCGGGCGGCTGTGCGGCCGCCGGCTCTCCAAGAAGAAGTCAGCTGATCAGGACTTCTACGGCTCCAATCCCGTCGGCGGCGACCTGGAGAAGGGCTTCGAGATCAAGTACCCGGCGATGAAGCCCATGGCGAGCTCCCGCGCCATGATCCATGACATCGACGACGGCTTCGAGATCAAGTTTGCGCCAGGGAAACCTGCAGCCTGGAAGAACGACAACAGGCCTCACAACAAAGGGCATCATCATCAACCCCAGGTTGGCATGCCGAAAGGCTACGCCGTGCCGAAAGAGTATGCAGGTTTCAGATATCCTGCAGATGCTGTGGTCAGGCAAGGGCAAATAAGGGGCGGGACATTCATTCCTGCAAAGCCTAGTACATGA
- the LOC133919636 gene encoding universal stress protein A-like protein codes for MADSSAPTRVMMAVNESSLKGYPYPSISCRTAFDWTLSKLVRSNPGGFNFLFLHVQVPDEDGFDDMDSIYASPADFHQMKQRDKIRGLHLLEYFVNQCHQLGIKCEAWIRHGDPKEVICSEVKRVQPDLLVVGNRGLGPFQRVFVGTVSEFCVKHAECPVITIKRKANEAPQDPVDD; via the exons ATGGCGGATTCGTCGGCGCCGACGCGGGTGATGATGGCGGTAAACGAGTCGTCGCTCAAGGGGTACCCGTACCCCTCCATCAGCTGCCGCACCGCCTTCGACTGGACGCTCTCCAAGCTCGTCCGCTCCAACCCCGGGGGCTTCaacttcctcttcctccacgTCCAGGTCCCCGACGAGGACG GATTTGATGACATGGATAGCATCTATGCATCACCTGCGGACTTTCACCAAATGAAGCAGAGAGACAAAATAAGAGGGCTCCACTTGCTTGAGTACTTTGTAAACCAATGCCATCAGTTAGGG ATAAAATGCGAGGCATGGATTAGACATGGGGATCCAAAGGAGGTTATCTGCAGCGAAGTGAAGAGAGTCCAGCCTGACCTTCTAGTTGTGGGAAATAGGGGCCTTGGGCCATTTCAGAG AGTTTTCGTGGGTACAGTGAGCGAGTTCTGCGTTAAGCATGCTGAATGTCCCGTCATCACCATCAAACGGAAGGCTAATGAAGCACCCCAGGACCCTGTGGACGATTGA
- the LOC133919639 gene encoding carbamoyl-phosphate synthase small chain, chloroplastic-like yields the protein MAAPPATASAPFRCLSGAEPRCAGQRNLSSLAVSAPSVGLRRGGSRCLGVRTKVASGVRSASVVDDGVQRPWKLSDARLVLEDGSVWRAKSFGVSGTQVGEVVFNTSLTGYQEILTDPSYAGQFVLMTNPHIGNTGVNPDDEESKQCFLGGLIIRNLSICTSNWRCTKILEEYLIKRNIMGIYDVDTRAITRRLREDGSLIGVLSTDQSRTDNELLEMARKWKIVGVDLISGVTCDAPYEWSDKTYSEWEFKKDQPSGNFHVVAYDFGIKHNILRRLASYGCKLTVVPANWPASEVLNLKPDGVLFSNGPGDPAAVPYAVKTVQEIIGNVPVFGICMGHQLIGQALGGKTFKMKFGHHGGNHPVCDLRSGRVDISAQNHNYAVDPESLPEGVKVTHINLNDNSCAGLQYPKMKLMSLQYHPESSPGPHDSDLAFGEFIELMQNNRL from the exons ATGGCGGCGCCTCCGGCCACGGCTTCCGCGCCTTTCCGGTGCCTGTCCGGCGCCGAGCCGCGCTGCGCCGGTCAGCGGAACCTCAGCTCGCTCGCCGTCTCGGCGCCTTCGGTTGGCCTCCGACGAGGTGGGAGCCGATGCCTCGGCGTCCGTACCAAG GTTGCCAGTGGCGTGCGGAGTGCCAGCGTGGTGGATGATGGAG TGCAAAGGCCGTGGAAACTGAGCGATGCTCGTCTTGTTCTGGAGGACGGCTCGGTGTGGAGGGCTAAGTCTTTTGGTGTTTCAGGAACACAAGTTGGTGAAGTGGTTTTCAACACATCTTTGACAGG CTATCAGGAGATTTTGACTGACCCAAGTTATGCTGGTCAATTTGTCCTGATGACCAACCCCCATATTGGAAACACTGGAGTTAACCCTG ATGATGAAGAATCAAAACAATGTTTCCTTGGTGGCCTAATCATAAGAAATCTAAGCATTTG TACTTCCAACTGGCGGTGCACAAAAATACTTGAAGAGTATCTGATTAAGAGGAACATTATGGGAATAT ATGACGTGGATACACGTGCCATAACACGAAGGTTAAGAGAAGATGGTAGTCTTATTGGTGTCTTGAGTACTGACCAATCTCGGACAGACAATGAGTTGTTGGAAATGGCCCGAAAGTGGAAAATTGTTG GAGTTGATTTGATTAGTGGTGTCACATGTGATGCTCCATATGAATGGTCAGACAAGACCTACTCAGAATGGGAGTTCAAGAAGGATCAGCCAAGTGGAAATTTTCAT GTGGTTGCTTATGATTTTGGAATCAAGCATAATATTTTGAGACGTTTGGCATCATATGGATGCAAACTAACTGTTGTTCCAGCAAATTGGCCTGCTTCCGAGGTACTTAATTTGAAGCCTGATGGTGTTCTTTTTAGCAATGGTCCTGGAGATCCAGCTGCAGTTCCCTATGCTGTGAAGACAGTACAAGAAATAATAGGGAACGTTCCTGTGTTTGGCATCTGTATGGGCCACCAATTGATTGGGCAGGCTCTCGGTGGAAAGACATTTAAAATGAAATTTGGTCATCATGGGGGAAATCATCCTGTTTGTGATCTCCGAAGTGGACGTGTAGACATTAGTGCACAG AATCACAATTACGCAGTTGACCCAGAGTCACTTCCAGAAGGGGTAAAAGTAACGCATATCAATCTGAATGATAATAGCTGTGCCGGCCTTCAGTACCCCAAGATGAAGCTTATGTCTCTTCAGTACCATCCAGAGTCCTCCCCAGGACCGCACGACTCTGATCTAG CTTTCGGTGAATTTATAGAGCTCATGCAGAACAACAGATTGTGA